In Pseudoalteromonas sp. NC201, a single window of DNA contains:
- a CDS encoding ABC transporter substrate-binding protein, with the protein MFRYYVALLLLFLSTQIAALEKVTLQLKWTHQFQFAGYYMAKEKGFYHREGLDVHILPADPNNPNVDFRVLYGQAQFGVFHSGLLKQRLNGKPFVALAAILQSSPYCWMVRADSDIYVPRDFQGKRLSHLGHTENGELLMMLQRAGVNTQNMRLYSGNEPLKDFIAGKFDAMQVYSTNEPYAVQQSGLSTREICPKQFGLNVYADVLFTTESVLENRPELVKRFRRASLKGWRYAMLHLEETLAITKQQYATQKSLEQLAFEAEKLREFIKVANIPIGTMSTAKWQWIAQLYHLDVSQFHEHKARFIYSEVKNEQPKLSWVLIIAAILTLVCIPMYIHLIFSRKYHQQLR; encoded by the coding sequence ATGTTTAGGTACTATGTTGCGTTATTACTTTTATTTTTGAGCACTCAAATTGCAGCCCTTGAAAAAGTCACATTACAGTTAAAGTGGACACATCAATTTCAGTTTGCTGGTTACTATATGGCAAAGGAAAAAGGGTTTTATCATAGGGAAGGGTTAGACGTTCATATTCTTCCTGCCGATCCCAATAATCCTAACGTTGATTTTCGTGTGTTATATGGTCAAGCTCAGTTTGGTGTGTTTCACTCAGGCCTCTTAAAACAAAGACTCAATGGTAAACCCTTTGTGGCGCTTGCTGCGATACTACAGTCTTCTCCTTATTGTTGGATGGTAAGAGCCGACAGTGATATTTATGTTCCTCGTGATTTTCAGGGGAAACGCCTCAGTCATTTAGGACACACAGAAAACGGTGAGTTGCTCATGATGTTGCAACGTGCCGGCGTCAATACACAAAATATGCGCTTGTATTCAGGCAATGAGCCACTGAAAGACTTTATCGCTGGTAAATTTGATGCGATGCAAGTTTATAGCACCAATGAGCCCTATGCAGTACAGCAAAGCGGTCTATCAACCCGTGAAATTTGCCCAAAGCAGTTTGGCTTAAACGTTTATGCTGACGTGCTCTTTACTACGGAAAGCGTACTAGAAAACCGCCCTGAGCTTGTTAAACGCTTTCGTCGTGCGAGCCTTAAAGGTTGGCGATACGCTATGTTACATCTAGAAGAAACCTTAGCGATAACGAAGCAGCAATACGCTACCCAAAAATCCTTGGAACAGCTCGCATTTGAGGCAGAGAAGTTAAGGGAGTTCATAAAGGTGGCTAATATTCCAATTGGAACAATGTCAACGGCAAAATGGCAATGGATAGCACAGCTATATCACTTAGATGTGAGTCAGTTTCATGAACACAAAGCGCGCTTTATTTATTCAGAAGTGAAGAATGAACAACCTAAGTTATCTTGGGTGTTGATTATTGCAGCGATTTTGACATTGGTTTGTATTCCAATGTATATCCACTTAATTTTTTCTCGTAAATATCATCAACAATTACGCTAG
- a CDS encoding methyltransferase, producing the protein MAIVEPSKRFQLLDKLLFDTRQYWQVVAFEHLTIPWPQLQSELLRLSDDAVSTLDSDTDALYTFFSRYIPELEQLTVLSALPQKVGRRDELPFWLSNGIKGRKLEQLQDFVAAVNETKASVLEWCAGKGHLGRLLSYHGAPEVNSIELQADLCRQGEESAKRQNLNLHFHCADVLKDDIHHHFVENRHGIALHACGELHRVFMHQAVANGMKKLSLSPCCYHLFTPPDYQAMSVEAQQSQLNLSHHDMKLALQETVTAPGRVAQVRKKEVSWRLGFDALRRELTADKHYVSVPSVNKAIFSGSFSEFCYWAAEQKQLVLPDGIDFDQYERIGRERKQVTDRIELVRHVFRRAIEIWLVLDRVLYLQAAGYDVTLSTFCEKSLTPRNILIQAERQSENH; encoded by the coding sequence GTGGCCATTGTGGAACCGAGCAAACGCTTTCAACTTCTAGATAAATTATTATTCGATACCCGACAATATTGGCAAGTCGTTGCTTTTGAGCATCTCACTATTCCTTGGCCACAACTACAATCTGAATTACTGCGATTAAGCGACGATGCAGTATCAACATTAGACAGTGACACTGATGCCCTTTATACTTTTTTTAGTCGCTATATTCCCGAACTTGAACAACTTACGGTCTTAAGTGCTTTACCGCAAAAAGTGGGCCGTAGAGATGAGTTACCGTTTTGGCTGAGCAATGGCATAAAGGGACGTAAATTAGAGCAACTTCAAGACTTTGTTGCCGCAGTAAACGAAACTAAAGCATCGGTACTAGAGTGGTGCGCAGGTAAAGGTCATTTAGGCCGATTGCTTTCTTATCATGGCGCGCCTGAAGTGAACAGTATTGAGCTTCAAGCGGATCTGTGTCGACAAGGAGAGGAAAGTGCGAAGCGGCAAAATCTAAACTTGCATTTTCATTGTGCCGACGTGTTGAAAGATGACATACATCACCACTTCGTTGAAAACCGCCATGGTATTGCCCTGCATGCATGTGGTGAATTACATCGTGTATTTATGCACCAAGCAGTGGCGAATGGCATGAAAAAGCTATCGCTCTCTCCATGCTGCTATCACTTATTTACACCACCTGATTATCAAGCCATGAGTGTTGAAGCACAGCAGAGTCAGCTCAACTTATCTCATCACGATATGAAGTTAGCGCTGCAAGAGACAGTTACAGCACCCGGGAGAGTGGCACAAGTACGTAAAAAAGAGGTGAGTTGGCGCTTAGGGTTTGATGCGCTGCGCAGAGAACTTACCGCAGATAAACATTACGTGAGTGTGCCTTCGGTCAATAAGGCTATTTTTTCGGGGTCGTTTAGTGAATTCTGTTATTGGGCAGCTGAGCAGAAGCAGCTCGTCCTACCTGACGGAATTGATTTTGACCAATATGAACGTATTGGGCGTGAACGAAAGCAAGTAACGGACAGAATTGAGCTAGTACGACACGTGTTTCGTCGTGCGATTGAGATCTGGTTGGTCCTGGATAGGGTTTTATATCTGCAAGCAGCTGGGTATGATGTCACCCTTAGTACTTTTTGCGAAAAGTCGCTCACCCCAAGGAATATTTTGATACAGGCTGAACGTCAGTCGGAGAACCATTAA
- the can gene encoding carbonate dehydratase: MCNTSPSPLSHLLDNNKQWADRTNASDPEFFKKLSQQQNPDYLWIGCSDSRVPANEIVDLMPGELFVHRNVANVVVHTDHNCLSVMQYAVEVLKVDHIMVVGHYGCGGVQAVLDNAKFGLIDNWLRHVADVKEKHQAIIEQVSKEKQCAALCELNVIEQVRNVCQSNIVQDAWQRGQALTVHGWVYGLADGLLNEVVNAVENMEQLSLCYEKSLLGVNQRYC; this comes from the coding sequence ATGTGTAATACGAGCCCAAGTCCACTGAGTCACTTACTCGATAATAATAAACAGTGGGCAGATCGCACCAATGCCAGTGATCCTGAGTTTTTCAAAAAACTGTCGCAACAACAGAATCCAGATTATCTATGGATCGGCTGCTCTGACTCTCGTGTGCCTGCCAACGAGATTGTTGACTTAATGCCTGGAGAATTGTTTGTTCACCGCAATGTTGCCAATGTCGTGGTGCATACTGATCACAACTGTTTGTCGGTCATGCAGTATGCGGTTGAGGTGCTCAAAGTAGATCACATTATGGTGGTCGGTCACTACGGTTGCGGTGGAGTGCAAGCGGTGCTCGATAATGCTAAGTTTGGCCTTATCGATAACTGGCTGCGTCATGTCGCTGATGTGAAAGAGAAACACCAAGCGATTATTGAACAAGTGAGCAAAGAAAAGCAGTGTGCGGCGCTTTGCGAGTTAAATGTGATAGAACAGGTGCGTAACGTGTGTCAGAGCAATATCGTTCAAGATGCTTGGCAGCGAGGTCAAGCTTTGACGGTACACGGGTGGGTTTATGGCCTTGCTGATGGCCTCTTAAATGAGGTGGTGAACGCCGTAGAAAATATGGAGCAACTGTCGCTTTGCTATGAAAAGTCTCTGCTTGGTGTGAACCAGCGCTATTGCTAG
- the ubiK gene encoding ubiquinone biosynthesis accessory factor UbiK, whose product MINPAKIEEIAKQISSNMPQGVKNLAETFEARTKQAIQSKLSEMDFVSREEFDIQSKVLIRTREKLVELEEKVAQLEAQLASQASDSQK is encoded by the coding sequence ATGATTAATCCAGCCAAAATTGAAGAAATTGCTAAGCAAATTTCCAGTAACATGCCACAGGGCGTAAAAAATCTTGCTGAAACATTTGAAGCAAGAACGAAACAGGCGATCCAGAGCAAATTATCAGAAATGGATTTTGTTAGCAGAGAAGAGTTTGATATTCAAAGCAAAGTGCTGATCCGCACGCGTGAAAAATTGGTTGAACTTGAAGAAAAAGTGGCGCAGTTAGAAGCACAACTTGCCAGCCAAGCATCCGACTCGCAGAAATAA
- the rep gene encoding DNA helicase Rep, whose product MKLNPKQDEAVKYISGPCLVLAGAGSGKTRVITNKIAYLVQQCEYKAKNIAAVTFTNKAAKEMRERVAQTLGKQEAKGLWVSTFHTLGLEIIKKEVKTLGYKPGFSLFDDQDTNQLLSELTEKELERDKDLLNLLKMQIGNWKNELILPERAIREAREPQKALFAQLYARYQTQLRAYNALDFDDLIMIPTLLLNQSVDVRERWQQRFRYLLVDEYQDTNTSQYQLVKLLVGERARFTVVGDDDQSIYSWRGAKPQNLVLLSKDFPGLRLIKLEQNYRSAGRILKAANILIANNPHEFDKQLFSELGYGDPIRVIATRDEEHEAERVVAEIISHKFMKRTSYRDYALLYRGNHQARVFEKALMTNRIPYKISGGMSFFARSEIKDIMAYLRFLVNQDDDNAFLRIVNTPRREIGPVTLEKLGSFANERHISLFAACFESELADRLAGRGLNALMGFARWVVELSDRATRGDTLEAVKDMIREINYEAYLYESSPSAKAAEMRMKNVSELYRWISDMLTGDADNPAMTLPEVVSKLTLRDMLERNEEEDDSDAVQLLTLHASKGLEYPHVFMVGMEEGLLPHQTSIDEDNVEEERRLAYVGITRAQQTLTLTYTKSRRQFGEQITPELSRFVQELPQDDLQIEGKKPVATQAERMEKGKSNVANLRAMLRRD is encoded by the coding sequence ATGAAGCTCAACCCAAAACAAGACGAAGCGGTAAAATATATCAGTGGTCCATGCCTTGTATTGGCAGGTGCGGGCTCAGGTAAAACCCGGGTTATTACCAATAAAATTGCCTACCTAGTGCAGCAGTGTGAATACAAAGCAAAGAATATCGCAGCGGTCACCTTTACCAACAAAGCGGCGAAAGAAATGCGTGAACGTGTGGCACAAACTTTGGGCAAGCAAGAAGCTAAGGGTTTGTGGGTGTCGACATTCCATACATTAGGGCTGGAAATCATTAAAAAAGAGGTCAAGACCTTAGGGTATAAACCTGGCTTTTCCTTGTTTGATGATCAAGACACGAATCAGTTGTTAAGTGAACTCACTGAAAAAGAGCTTGAGCGTGATAAAGACTTACTCAATTTGCTGAAAATGCAGATTGGTAACTGGAAGAACGAGCTTATTTTGCCTGAGCGTGCTATTCGAGAAGCGCGAGAGCCGCAAAAAGCGCTATTCGCTCAGCTTTATGCGCGTTATCAAACACAGCTGCGTGCTTACAATGCCCTAGACTTTGACGATCTTATTATGATCCCAACTTTGCTTTTGAATCAGTCAGTTGATGTGAGAGAGCGCTGGCAGCAACGTTTCCGCTATTTGCTGGTGGATGAGTATCAAGATACCAATACCAGCCAGTACCAGTTAGTGAAATTGCTGGTAGGTGAGCGCGCACGTTTTACTGTGGTTGGTGACGATGATCAGTCTATCTATTCATGGCGTGGCGCTAAACCGCAAAACTTAGTGCTACTGAGCAAAGACTTTCCAGGCCTAAGACTTATCAAGTTGGAGCAAAACTATCGTAGCGCAGGGCGGATCCTAAAGGCTGCGAATATCCTTATCGCCAACAATCCCCATGAATTTGATAAACAGCTGTTTAGTGAACTGGGGTATGGCGATCCGATCCGTGTGATAGCGACTCGTGATGAAGAACATGAAGCGGAGCGTGTGGTCGCCGAGATCATTTCACACAAGTTTATGAAACGTACCAGCTATCGCGACTATGCATTGCTCTATCGTGGAAATCACCAAGCTAGAGTGTTTGAAAAAGCACTCATGACCAACCGTATTCCATACAAAATTAGTGGCGGTATGTCGTTCTTTGCACGCAGTGAAATCAAAGACATCATGGCTTATTTGCGGTTCTTAGTGAATCAAGATGATGACAACGCATTTTTACGTATCGTCAATACCCCACGACGCGAGATTGGTCCGGTAACATTAGAAAAGCTAGGAAGCTTTGCCAACGAGCGTCATATTAGTCTATTTGCGGCGTGTTTTGAGTCAGAGCTTGCGGACCGTTTGGCGGGTCGTGGCTTAAATGCATTGATGGGATTTGCGCGCTGGGTGGTTGAGCTTTCCGACCGAGCAACCCGCGGAGATACCTTGGAAGCGGTAAAAGATATGATCCGTGAAATTAATTACGAAGCGTATCTTTACGAGTCATCTCCCAGCGCTAAAGCGGCGGAAATGCGGATGAAAAACGTATCAGAACTATACCGTTGGATAAGTGATATGCTCACGGGAGATGCTGATAACCCCGCCATGACACTGCCAGAAGTGGTAAGCAAACTCACATTAAGAGATATGCTTGAGCGCAATGAAGAGGAAGATGACTCAGATGCAGTACAGTTATTAACGCTGCATGCGTCCAAAGGTCTTGAATATCCACACGTATTTATGGTGGGGATGGAAGAAGGGTTACTACCCCACCAAACGAGTATTGACGAAGATAATGTCGAAGAGGAAAGGCGTTTGGCCTATGTTGGTATAACTCGCGCTCAGCAAACCCTAACATTGACTTATACCAAAAGTCGTCGTCAATTTGGTGAGCAAATCACCCCAGAGCTGAGTCGCTTTGTACAAGAATTGCCGCAAGATGATTTACAAATTGAAGGGAAAAAGCCTGTAGCGACACAGGCAGAACGAATGGAAAAAGGTAAATCTAACGTTGCGAATTTACGGGCAATGCTAAGACGGGACTGA
- a CDS encoding sensor domain-containing diguanylate cyclase, with protein sequence MEEPQQQVRRLSRRTARLESLLKKYKRKSQLQYTLIQLSEQASTVAELTLLYPAIHNILSQYLPSKSFYVVLQNRFTQALELSYFVDEKDGISVPLHEAHHFKDGVTGFVFKTGETVYLTKDDMLSRANAGDFKIMGSQAEHWVGVPIYRDGAIIGVMVSQSYEAEQSYSDHQVELLEVMSLYLATAIERVKKRELLESEVKIRTRALMQSNEALNKEIENRKRALERQQILFKISELATQFSDIDDVYQQVHDIIRSITFADNLYIALYDKETNWLTFPYSVDEKTSYNPRPFAKGYSELVIRTEQSQLIDSTRAKALALEGTVERPAGYNHKLAATSWLGAPLKTATGVIGLIACQAYEHKHEFNYDDVELISFVSNQIASVLQTHLANQALKISHQQLEHRVAEKTKELQQANLHLQMQMEERKKIEQQLYHDAHHDSLTGLPNRSLFLTQLEKTLQKHHRYPEDNFAVLFIDLDKFKDINDELGHQAGDQFLVWVAQSFLECIREHDLLARLAGDEFVILLDHLTDRQQAEDVAKRIIKVMQQPFCLKGVCMQSGASIGITYSNKLYRNTDEIIRDADAAMYYAKNAGRGRYEFYHPLLTASSNAQKQQEQHHLDKLPTHFRCTEIVNWSDSAQPIGFLEAFGEHPVLGSTSFDILKKFAAEKSQLLEIELHLLNKAQEIARNRDEDMLFGCSAMLLESTHFDALKQQLQRQDKTLCLLFEESEIRFASSQQVLNLRALADMGIPIGLNNFGKDRCDLTLISQVDFTYVLLSSTFSKRVLQQTSYEVQLQGILAVTKVKNIKVIARGPAILNFRSLLEKHGLQLFFGKQQMLDKGNERVAFIQNFDNESVPS encoded by the coding sequence TTGGAAGAGCCACAACAGCAGGTTAGGAGACTATCTCGGCGAACCGCCAGATTAGAGTCTTTACTTAAAAAGTATAAAAGAAAGTCTCAACTTCAATACACACTAATTCAGTTATCAGAACAGGCTAGTACTGTTGCTGAGCTTACCTTGTTGTATCCCGCAATCCACAATATTCTGTCTCAATATTTACCTAGCAAAAGCTTTTATGTTGTCCTGCAAAATCGCTTTACTCAAGCGCTTGAGCTATCGTATTTTGTTGATGAGAAAGATGGTATTTCTGTCCCTCTTCATGAAGCACATCACTTCAAAGATGGTGTAACTGGGTTTGTATTTAAAACCGGTGAAACTGTTTACCTCACCAAAGACGACATGCTATCGCGAGCCAATGCTGGCGATTTTAAGATAATGGGTAGTCAAGCAGAGCATTGGGTAGGTGTACCTATCTATCGCGATGGCGCAATTATTGGCGTTATGGTGTCGCAAAGCTACGAAGCGGAACAATCCTACAGCGATCATCAAGTTGAATTGCTTGAAGTGATGTCATTATATTTGGCCACAGCGATTGAACGCGTTAAAAAGCGTGAGTTACTAGAGTCTGAAGTGAAAATTCGCACGCGGGCACTAATGCAAAGTAATGAAGCACTTAATAAAGAAATAGAAAACCGCAAGCGTGCGCTAGAAAGACAGCAAATCTTATTCAAGATCTCTGAATTAGCAACCCAGTTCTCCGATATTGACGATGTTTACCAACAAGTTCACGACATTATTCGTTCTATTACTTTTGCCGACAATCTTTATATTGCACTTTACGATAAAGAGACGAATTGGCTCACCTTCCCGTATAGCGTTGATGAAAAAACCAGTTACAACCCTCGTCCATTTGCAAAAGGGTATAGTGAGCTGGTCATTCGTACTGAGCAAAGCCAATTGATAGATAGTACCCGTGCCAAAGCCTTAGCACTAGAGGGCACGGTAGAGCGCCCTGCAGGCTATAACCACAAGCTTGCTGCAACGAGTTGGCTTGGTGCACCATTAAAAACGGCTACTGGCGTCATCGGTCTGATCGCATGCCAAGCTTACGAGCACAAACACGAATTTAATTATGATGATGTTGAGCTGATCTCGTTTGTATCTAATCAGATTGCCTCTGTACTACAAACGCACCTAGCGAACCAAGCACTTAAGATCAGTCACCAGCAGTTAGAACATCGAGTTGCGGAGAAGACCAAAGAGCTACAGCAAGCCAATTTACATCTACAAATGCAGATGGAAGAGCGCAAAAAGATTGAGCAACAGCTTTATCATGATGCCCATCATGATTCACTCACGGGTCTACCAAACCGTAGTTTGTTTTTAACTCAGCTCGAAAAGACGCTGCAAAAACATCATCGTTACCCCGAAGATAACTTTGCCGTTCTCTTTATCGATTTAGATAAGTTTAAAGACATAAATGATGAATTAGGTCACCAAGCAGGTGATCAGTTTTTGGTGTGGGTGGCTCAGTCGTTTTTAGAGTGTATTCGTGAACACGATTTATTAGCACGACTTGCCGGTGATGAGTTCGTGATCTTACTTGATCACCTAACCGATCGTCAGCAAGCGGAAGATGTCGCCAAGCGTATTATCAAAGTCATGCAGCAACCTTTCTGCTTGAAAGGAGTATGCATGCAAAGTGGTGCCAGCATAGGTATCACCTATAGTAATAAGCTGTATCGTAACACCGATGAAATTATCAGAGATGCCGATGCGGCAATGTACTATGCCAAAAACGCTGGCCGTGGTCGCTATGAATTTTATCATCCATTACTTACCGCAAGCTCAAACGCTCAGAAGCAACAAGAACAGCATCACTTAGATAAGCTCCCTACTCACTTCCGCTGCACGGAAATCGTAAACTGGTCAGATAGCGCCCAGCCAATTGGCTTTTTGGAAGCCTTTGGCGAACATCCAGTATTAGGCAGCACCAGTTTTGATATTCTGAAAAAGTTTGCCGCAGAAAAATCTCAGCTGCTTGAAATTGAATTGCATCTACTAAACAAAGCGCAAGAAATAGCACGTAACCGCGATGAAGATATGCTATTTGGTTGTTCTGCAATGTTACTAGAAAGTACACATTTTGACGCGTTAAAGCAGCAGCTACAACGGCAAGACAAAACACTTTGTTTACTCTTCGAAGAGAGCGAAATTCGCTTTGCTTCTAGTCAGCAAGTATTAAATCTCAGAGCCTTGGCCGATATGGGGATCCCTATCGGACTGAATAATTTTGGTAAAGATCGCTGCGATCTAACCCTGATCAGCCAAGTTGACTTTACCTATGTCTTATTAAGCTCGACGTTTAGTAAACGCGTCTTACAACAAACGAGTTATGAGGTTCAATTGCAAGGTATTTTAGCCGTTACTAAAGTGAAGAATATTAAGGTCATCGCCCGAGGTCCTGCGATTTTAAACTTTAGAAGCTTACTGGAAAAGCATGGCTTGCAGCTATTTTTTGGCAAACAGCAAATGTTGGATAAGGGCAACGAACGTGTAGCCTTTATCCAAAATTTTGATAACGAATCAGTCCCGTCTTAG
- a CDS encoding c-type cytochrome, whose translation MKKLSAALLLLSTAAVAQPYDNSLTEEAIKKRLQPIGSVYLAGAESAAEAEPSGPRSGEQVYQAACFACHGTGALGAPKTADDWAPRIAKGKDVLLDHAINGFNAMPPRGTCMNCSDDEIAAAIDFMTSK comes from the coding sequence ATGAAAAAACTTTCAGCAGCACTTTTATTGCTATCAACAGCCGCAGTTGCGCAACCATACGACAATTCTTTAACTGAAGAAGCGATTAAGAAACGTCTTCAGCCTATCGGCTCAGTATATTTAGCTGGTGCTGAAAGTGCTGCAGAAGCCGAGCCATCAGGACCTCGTTCAGGTGAGCAGGTTTATCAAGCAGCATGTTTTGCTTGTCACGGCACAGGCGCACTAGGTGCACCAAAAACAGCTGACGATTGGGCGCCTCGCATTGCCAAAGGTAAAGACGTATTACTAGACCATGCGATCAATGGCTTCAATGCAATGCCTCCTCGTGGTACTTGTATGAACTGCTCGGATGATGAGATTGCAGCGGCAATTGATTTCATGACAAGCAAATAA
- the elbB gene encoding isoprenoid biosynthesis glyoxalase ElbB yields MKKVAVILSGCGVFDGAEIHESVLTLLNLEKAGASYQCFAPNIDQFHVINHITGEEQDERRNVLVEAARIARGEIADLETLSADEFDALVLPGGFGVAKNLSDFAFKGADSTILESVKRVCREFNHQQKPIAYLCIAPALIAHIHTPGTLATIGNDVDTAAAVNTLGAKHVDCEVTEIVVDDNEKVISTPAYMLASSILEAATGIEKAVTKLIEMA; encoded by the coding sequence ATGAAAAAAGTAGCGGTAATTTTAAGTGGCTGTGGTGTATTCGACGGTGCCGAGATCCACGAGTCAGTATTAACACTACTCAATCTTGAAAAAGCAGGGGCAAGCTATCAGTGCTTTGCACCTAATATTGATCAATTCCATGTGATCAATCACATCACCGGTGAAGAACAAGATGAACGTCGTAATGTTCTTGTTGAAGCCGCCCGCATTGCACGCGGAGAAATTGCAGATCTGGAAACATTAAGTGCTGACGAATTCGATGCTTTGGTATTACCAGGAGGTTTTGGTGTAGCAAAGAACCTTTCCGATTTTGCTTTTAAAGGAGCAGACTCTACGATTCTTGAAAGCGTAAAGCGCGTATGTCGTGAGTTCAATCATCAGCAAAAGCCTATTGCTTATTTATGTATTGCACCAGCACTCATCGCCCATATCCATACACCAGGTACACTCGCAACCATAGGTAATGATGTTGATACCGCAGCGGCAGTTAATACGCTTGGTGCAAAGCACGTGGATTGTGAAGTGACCGAGATCGTCGTTGATGACAATGAAAAAGTGATTAGTACACCGGCATACATGCTGGCGTCATCCATTCTTGAAGCCGCGACAGGTATCGAAAAGGCGGTGACTAAACTAATCGAAATGGCATAA